One window of the Solanum stenotomum isolate F172 chromosome 11, ASM1918654v1, whole genome shotgun sequence genome contains the following:
- the LOC125843908 gene encoding TMV resistance protein N-like, which produces MGKYVVNKQKDPGERSRLWLTKDFEEVMINNTGIKAVEAIWVPNFNKPRFSKEAMKTMQRLRILCIHDSNCLDGSVEYLSNNLRWFVWNNYPCESLPENFEPQKLVQLDLSLSSLHHLWTETKV; this is translated from the exons ATGGGTAAATATGTGGTGAATAAGCAAAAGGACCCAGGGGAACGTAGTAGATTATGGCTCACCAAAGATTTCGAAGAAGTGATGATCAACAATACG GGGATCAAGGCGGTGGAAGCAATTTGGGTTCCTAATTTTAATAAACCACGCTTTAGCAAAGAGGCCATGAAAACAATGCAAAGGCTTAGGATATTATGCATACATGATTCTAATTGCCTGGATGGCTCCGTTGAGTATTTGTCCAATAACTTGCGTTGGTTTGTCTGGAATAACTATCCTTGTGAGTCATTGCCGGAAAATTTTGAACCCCAAAAGCTTGTTCAACTTGATCTCAGCTTAAGCTCGCTGCATCATTTGTGGACGGAAACAAAGGTATAA